The following nucleotide sequence is from Brockia lithotrophica.
CCGCGCGCGGCGGGTCCGAACTCGCACCGGAAAAGTAAAACGGGACGATCCCCGCACTGCGGAAGACGCCCCTCAGGACGTTTCCTTCGGCGCCTGAGGGGCGTCTTGTGCGTCGCGATCTTGGGAAGAAAAAGGCTGCGCGGCCTCCCGAGAGGGGTCCCTTGATTCCGCACGCCAAAGCGGAGGAATGTAAGAACAGGAAGGGTCTGCCGCGAGGGGATTCCCCGTCAGGGCGAAGGCGCGGGCGCGCGAACCGCCGCATACGTACCGGAACTCGCACGCGCGGCATTTGCCTTCGAGACGGTCGGGATCGCGGAGGGCGCGGAGAAGCGGGTGGTTTCGGTAGACCTCCGCGATCGGCGTCTCCCGCGCGTTTCCGAGCCGGTAGGGGAGAAAGCCGCTCGGGTACAGGTCGCCGATGTGGGACACGAAGAGGAACCCGTCCCCGTCGTTCACGCCGCGCGTGTAGCGGCGCATCGCCTTTCCCAGGCGGGCGACGAGCTCGGGATCGTCCTCCGGAACGAAGACCCCTCCCGGCGGGATCTCACGCCCCATTTCCCGGAGGAGGCGCTCTAGGCGAACGCGCCGGATCTGCGGCGCCTCCGTCGTCTTGATCTCAAAGGGCACGCGCCGCTCCAAATCGACGAGCCATTCAAGGACGGCTTCGAACTCTTCCGGAGAAACCATGTCTTCCCGGCGCGCCCGGCCCGTGGGAATGAGGAAGAAGACCTCCCACTTCTCCACGCCCCACGTTTCAAGCAGGCGGGCGATGTTGGGCAGGTCGTGGAGGTTGAAACTACTTACGACCGTGTTCACCTGCAGGGGCATTCCCAGGCGGCGGAGGACGCCGATCGCCCAAACGGTTTTTTCGTACGTTCCGCGAAACCCGCGAAAGGCGTCGTGAATTTCGCGCGTAGAACCATCCAGGCTGAACGACCAGCGGTGTAGGCCGAGCTCCGCGGCGTGCTCCATGACCGCCTCTGTGACGAGAGGCGTCGCGCTGGGCGAAAGGGCGACTTCGAGCCCGGTCTTTCGCGCGTAAGACACGAGCTCAAACAGGTCCTCGCGCATGAGCGCGTCTCCCCCGGAAAAGACCAGGAGGCGCGTCCCCATGTCGTATATGTCGCGGATGAGCTTCTTTCCTTCCTCCGTGGAAAGCTCCCGGGGGTCCCGCCGGTACTGCGCCCGCGCCCGGCAGTGCCGACACTTGAGGAGGCAGGCGCGCGTGACCTCCCAGATCACGAGAACCGGGTGATCGTCGAAGTGGCGCATGGATACCGCATCCTTTCCCCGTATTCCCGATTCCGGCTCTCTCGGTACCGTGTGGGGAGAGGAGCCCGTTCGCTTCGGCGAGATCCGCAGATCCGCTCGATCCATGGGTACGATCCATTGTAGCATGGAAAAAAAGAAAATCGCGGAAACGGATCCTCTTGGTTCTGAATCTTTCACGGCAAAGTTGTGACAGGAATTTGAACAAACCACCTGGGGTTGCGAGAAACGCGGCAGCGCCCGGACCGAGTTCCGGAGAGGTGCAAACGAGAGAGCCACCCCGGGGATCTCCGCGCGCGGAAGCGCGGAAGTTCGCTAAAATAAGAGAATGGATGGGAATCCGAAGCCGAGGCCCCAAAAGACGCGGACGACCACCCAAATTCAGGAGGGGTGACCATGGCCGGCACCACGGGCAAGCACGTCGCGTTCCTGCTTCTCGCAGGGCTCCTCCTCTTCTCCGCACTCCCCCCGGTCCTTGCGCGGGCCCAAAGCGAAGGGGTCCGTCTCTTTACCCCGTACATCCACGTAGCCGTATCCCCGGGGGACACCGTGACCTTTGACATCACGGCGACGAACACGACGGGAACCGTACGCTCCCTTCCCCTCGCGGTTCGCGCGCCGGAAGGCTGGCGTGCAGAGCTCGCGGCAGGCGGACGGAAAATCGCCGGGCTTGCCGTGTCTCCCGAGGAAAAGGAAACGTTCACGCTTACCGTAGAGGTACCGCTCCAGGTCGAGCGCGGGAGCTACGGAGTTCAGATCGTCTCCGGCTCGGCGACTCTCCTCTCCCTCACACTCGACGTCACGGAAGCAGGGACGTTGCAGACTGAGTTCACCTCGGATCAGACGAACATGGAGGGTACGGCGAGCTCCACCTTTTCGTACGAGCTCCGCCTTCGGAACCGCACGCCGGAAACCCAGACGTACGCCCTCCTCGCCAACGCCCCCGAGGGGTGGAACGTCGTATTTCGCGTGGAAGGAAAGGACGTGACGAGCGTCACGGTCGAGCCTAACGACATGAAGCGGATCACCGTGTCCCTCACGCCTCCGAGCAAGGTCAACGCGGGGACGTACAAGATCCCCGTTCGCGCGGAAACCAAGGGCCAGACGGCGGAGCTCACGCTGGAAGCGGTAATCCGAGGGACCTACGGTCTCAAACTCACAACGCCCAACGAGGTCCTCTCTACGGACATCACCGCCGGCGGGAGCCGAACCCTTCAGCTCGTCCTGGAAAATACGGGATCGGCACCCCTTCATCGCATCGAACTCACGGCGGAAAGCGTCCCCATGGGCTGGGAGGTCACGTTTGACCCGAAGACCGTGGACGTCCTGGAACCCGGGAAGACGGCGACCGTAAACGCCACGATCCGCGCCGACGGCAAGGCGATTGCGGGCGACTACGCCCTCACCCTTTCGGCAAACGCGACGGAAGCGAGCGCGTCCCAGGTGTTTCGCGTCACGGTCAAGACGTCCCTCTGGTGGGGAATCGTAGGTTTCCTCCTCATCGCCGCCGTAGTCTTTGGGCTCTGGGAGCTCGTCCGCCGATACGGGAGGCGATGAACCTTGACGCGGAAAGAAGCGGTCGTCCTCGAGCACCTCACGAAGGCGTTTGGCGATACCCGGGCGGTGGAAGATCTCAACCTCGCCGTACACGAAGGTGAAATCTTCGGGCTCCTCGGCCCCAACGGCGCGGGGAAGACGACGACGATCCTCATGCTCCTGGGTCTCGTGGAACCCACCGAAGGACGCGCCCTCGTGTTTGGAATCGACGCCACGCGGAATCCGCGGGAGGTCAAGCGCCTCGTGGGTTATCTCCCCGACGACGTGGGGTTTTACGAGGACCTCACGGGGCGAGAAAACCTCCTCCTCACCGGGCGGCTCAACGGGCTTTCCGAGACAGAGGCCAATGCCTCCGCCGAACGCCTTCTCGCCCGGGTAGGGCTGGAAGGTGCGGCCGACCTTCCGGTGAAGGCGTACTCTCGCGGGATGCGCCAGCGGCTCGGCCTCGCCGACACGCTCATGAAAAAGCCACGGCTCATCGTCCTCGACGAACCCACGTTGGGGATCGACCCCGAAGGCGTGCGGGAATTCCTCCACCTCATCCGAACCCTCAGCCAAGAAGAGGGTGTCACCGTGCTCCTCTCCTCGCACCACCTCCACCAAGTTCAGGCCATCTGCGACCGCGTGGGGATCTTCGTGAAGGGCCGTCTCCTCGCCGTAGGGACGGTCGACGAACTCTCTCGCCAGCTTTTCTCCCGAGAGCCGTACGCGCTGCGCCTTACCGCCCGCCCCCTTTCGGAAGAGGTCCTTCGGGCGCTCGCCCGGATTCCCGGCGTCACCCGCGTCGAACCCCAAGGCGCGGACGAACTCTTCGTTGCGGCCACGCGCGACGTGGCTTCGGAGGTCGCCCGCGAGGTCGTCGGCCGCGGAGCGTCCCTCGCTCGCCTCGAACCCGTGCGGTACGGTCTCGACGAGATCTACCACCGCTTCTTCGAAGGGGTGGCGTGAGATGGACCGCGGCTTGGTCGTGCTCTACCGCAAAGAGCTCGCCGACCACGTGCACAGCCTTCGCTCCACCGTGCTCGCCGCCCTCATCGCCCTTACGTCCCTCGCCTCCCTCTTCACCGCCGCTCAAGCGCTTCGCTCGTTCGTCCCTTCGACCAAGGACCCGTCCGCCGTTCCCGTGTTTCTCATCGCCGTGAGCTCAGGCGCAAACAACCTTCCCTCGCTCGCATCCTTCGTAGGCTTTTTGGCTCCCCTCCTGGGGCTCGGCATGAGCTTCGACGCCATCAGCTCGGAACGCAACCGCCGGACGCTCATTCGCCTCCTCGCCCAACCCATCTACCGGGACGACGTGATCCTCGCGAAGTGGCTCGCCGCACTCACCGTCGTGGGCGTGTTCTTCTTCGCCCTGGGGGTGCTGGTCGTCGGGCTCGCGATCTTCTTCTTTGGCGTGCCGCCCGAGGGCGAGGAGCTCCTCCGCTTCTTCACGTACCTGGCCGCGACGGTCGTCTACGTTGCGGTGTGGATTTCCCTAGGGGTGCTCCTTTCCCTCCTCTTCCGCCAGCCCTCCACGGCGATCCTCGTCGGCCTCGCCGCGTGGCTCTACCTCGTCCTCTTCCATCCCCTCCTCGTCAACCTCTTCGTCCCCGTAGACGAAGGGGCTCCCCCGAACGTGCAACTCCGCCAACTCGCGTGGCATCAAGGCCTTCTCCGCCTCTCCCCCGTGGAACTCTACCAGGAAATCGCCACCGCGCTCCTCACGCCGGAGGTGCGCACCCTGGGACCGCTCACCCTCGGTCAGCTCGTCGGCGCCGTCCCCACGCCGCTCCCGTATTCCCAGAGCCTAATCCTCGTCCTTCCACACGTCGTCGTCCTCTTCGCCCTCGCCGCGACCCTCTTCGGCGTCGCCTTTGCCTACTTCATGCGTCAGGACATCACGGGCAGGGAGTAGGGGAATTCCTCCTGCCTCCGTCCGCCCCGCCTCGGCCAAGTAGGCGCGAACGTCTTCGTACATCTCGGCGACGACCTCTCCTGCGCAGACGAGGAAGACCCCGTAAATCCCCGGGAGGTCTTCTCCTCCTGCAAAAAAGCCAAACGCACGCCCCTCCTCGCGTACGCGGAGGAGGGGCGTCGCTTCCGCGACGAGGAACGCCTCTACGATCTCCTCCGCCGCCCGGAGCAAGACCCGCACGTACCGGGGAAAGGTGACGTCCGCCTCCTCGGCGAGTCGGGCCGTGCTCCCCCCCTCCGGGAGGCGCCGTGCCATGTACACCCCGAATTGGCCAAGGCGACGGAGGGAACGGGCGAGCTTCCCGGCGGTGATCCACCACCGGGCCTCTTTGTCCGAACTTTTTGTTACGGTTAGCGCGCGGAGGGCGACTTCTTCCAACCTCCGTGAATTTTCCTGAAGGGCCTCTTCTTCGGCCGCCGTCCGTCGGGCGAGGTCGAGGTCGTGGCGGAAGGTTGCCACCGTCGCCCCTTCCACGGCGCGCTTCGCCCACCTGAGCTGGGCGAGGAGGAGCCCGTGAACCTCACTCCGCAAGTCGTCTTCCACCCTGTCTCCCCCTCTCAACCGAAGCGGCCGGCGACGTAATCCTCCGTCTCCTTTTTCTTAGGTCTTTGGAAGATCTCCGAAGTCGGACCGACCTCTACGAGAGAACCGTCGAGAAAAAAGGCGGTGATGTCGGAAATGCGCGCCGCCTGTTGCATGTTGTGCGTCACGATCACGACCGTAAGGCGCGACTTGAGTTCGTAGAGGAGCTCTTCGATCTTCGCCGTGGAGATGGGGTCCAACGCCGACGTAGGCTCGTCGAGGAGGAGGACTTCCGGATGCAGGGCCAGGGCGCGGGCGATGACGAGCCGCTGCTGCTGGCCGCCGGATAACGAGAGGGCCGACTCATGCAGGCGGTCTTTCACTTCGTCCCAAAGGGCTGCCCAGCGCAAGCTGCGCTCGACGATCTCGTCAAGCTCCGTTCGGGATACGCGCCCGTGCAGGCGAGGGCCGTAGGCGACGTTGTCGTAGATGCTCATGGGAAAGGGGTTCGGCCGCTGGAACACCATACCCACGCGCCTGCGCAAGGCGAGGACGTCCGTGCGCGGATCGTAGATGTCCTCGCCTTCGAAGAGGATCGTCCCGCGTACGCTCGTGTTGGGGATGAAGTCGTTCATTCGGTTGAGGAGGCGAATGAAGGTGGACTTCCCGCAGCCCGAAGGGCCGATGAGGGCGGTGATCTGGTGTCTGGGAATGTCAAGCGTGACGCCGAAGAGGGCCTGTTTGTTGCCGTAAAAAAAATCTACGTCGCGCACCGAAAAGACCACGCGCTCCCCACGTTCTGGGCTCACGCCGATACCCTCCCGCTCAACCGAAACGTCCCGTGACGTAGTCCTCCGTCCGCTTGTCCTTCGGACGGGTGAAGATCTCCCGCGTCGGGGCAAACTCGACGAGGCGTCCTTCGAGGAAGAACGCCGTGTAGTCGGAGACGCGGGCCGCTTGCTGGAGATTGTGGGTGACGATGACGATCGTGTACTCCTTTTTGAGTTCGTAGAGGAGTTCTTCGATCTTTGCCGTGGAGATGGGGTCGAGGGCGGCGGCGGGCTCGTCGAAGAGGATCACCTCGGGCTCCACGGCGATCGTCCGGGCGATGCACAGCCGCTGCTGTTGCCCACCGGATAGCGAGAGGGCAGACTGGTGAAGCCGATCCTTCACTTCGTCCCAAAGGGCCGCCCGACGGAGGCTCTCCTCCACGCGCGCGTCGAGCTCCACACGGTCGCGAACGCCGTGAAAGCGGAGGGCGTACGCGATGTTTTCGTAGATCGACTTGTTGAAGGGGTTGGGGCGCTGCCAGACCATGCCGATACGCGTCCGCACGAAGCGCACGTCAACGTCCGGGCGGTTGATGTCCACACCGCGGTAGAGGATCGCCCCTTCCGTACGTACGTCGGGAATCGTGTCGTTCATCCGGTTGAGCGCCCGGAGGTAGGTGGACTTTCCCGAACCGGAAGGGCCGATGAGCGCCGTCACGTATCCCTTGCGGAATTCCAGGCTCACGCGTTCGACGGCAAGGGTGCGCCCATAGTAGACGGACAACTCCCGCGTGCTCAAGCTCACCTGCCCCACGGCGAGCGGGGCATCCCAGACGCCCTCAAGCTCACGTTCGAGGGTAGCCGCACGCTTCACCCCTAACGGGATCCCCGTCGCAAGCGCGAGGCGCCGCAGAGCTTCCATGGTCCCTTCCCCCCAATCTCGTTATTCCCCTCGGATCGCCGGAAAGCGCACATTCCAACCTCGGCCCTTCCCCGAAACTCAAGCCCGTCGTCGGCGATCCCCCTCACTCCGACGCCGTAAGGCGGCGGTAGAAGGCGCGGCCGATCCAACGGGCGATGACGTTGTACAGAAGGACGACGAGGACGAGGAGCGCCGATGCTCCGTCTGAAATGCGCAAGCGGTCGGGCACGAGTGACTCGGCATTGAGCTTCCAGATGTGCACGGAGAGGACTTCCCCGGGGCGCATCGGGGAAAGCGGGGAACTCGGGGAAAAGGGATTCCAATCCGAAAAGTCGAGGGGGAGCGTGGTCATCCCCGCCGTAAACATGAGCGCCGCCGCCTCGCCGAAGGCGCGCCCCGACGCGAGGATGATCCCGGTGAGAATCCCCGGGACCGCCGAGGGGAGGAGGACGTGAACGACGGTGTGCCAACGCGTCACGCCCAAGGCGAGGCTCGCCTCCCGCTGGTCGCGGGGCACGGCCCGAAGGGCGTCCTCCGTCACCCGGACGATGAGCGGGAGGTTGAAGATCGTGAGCGCCAACGCGCCGCCCAACAGGGTAAACTTCCACCCCGTGTAGTAGACGAAGACGAGAAAGCCGAAGAGGCCCACGACGATGCTCGGAAGCGAGGCGAGGACTTCTACGGCGAGGCGCACGAGTTCTGTAAACGGCCCGCGGCGAGCAAACTCGGCGAGGTAGATCCCACCGCCTACCCCGAGGGGAACGGTGATGAGGAGGGAAAGGACGAGGACGTACACCGTGTTGAAGAGCTGAATTCCCACACCCCCTCCGGATTCCATAGTCTTCGGAGGCGAGGTGAGGAAGTGCCAGTCGATGACGGGCAGGCCGCGGTAAAAGATGTAGCCCAAAAGGCCGAGGAGGAGGAGGACGAAGAAGCCGGCGATCGCGCTGAAGACCGCCGTGGCGATACGGTCGGCAGTCTTGGGCGATATCATGCGTACACCCTCCTCCTGCCGAGGAGGCGGACGACGATTATGGACAGCGCGGACATGAGGAGGAGGATCACCGCCAACGTCCAGAGGACGTAGTATTCCAGCGTTCCCTCGGCGGCAAAGCCCATGCTCATCGTGATGACGCTCGTGATCGTCGCCCCCGGGTCGAGGAGCGAACGGGGAAACCGCGGGGTGTTGCCGATGACCATCTGCACCGCCAGAGCCTCGCCGAACGCGCGCGCCATTCCGAAGATCACGGCCGTGAGGAGACCGGGAAGGGCGGCACGGAGGGAGAGGCGGGAAATCGTCTGCCAGCGCGTCGCGCCCAGCGCGTAAGAACCGTGCTTGATCTCCGTCGGGACGGCGCGCAGGGCGTCCGTGGCCACGCTCGTCACGGTGGGAAGGATCATCACCGTGAGGACGAGAATCGCCGTAAACAGGCTGTAGCCGATGCCGCCGACGTGTTCCCGCACGAAGGGGACGAGGAGGCGCATGCCGATGTACCCGTAGACCACCGAAGGAATCCCAACGAGGATCTCGAGGACCGGCGTGAGGATGCGGTCCCCCCACCGGGGTGCGATTTCCGCCACAAAGATGGCCGCACCCAAGCTGAGGGGGGTCGCCAAAAGCGCGGCCCCCAACGTGACGACGGCCGACCCGTAGAGAAAGGCGAGAGCGCCGTATTGGGGCGGACTCCCGAGGGGGCTCCACGTCGTCGAGAGGAATTCGCCGAGCGAAAGGTGGTAGCGGGTAAACGGGAGGATTCCCTGGTAAAAAATGAAAAAGTACACCGCTCCCGCGATGAGGAGGACGAGGGCGACGCTCACAGCGAGGTACGCAAAGCCGAGCTTTTCCTGGAGTTCACGGAAGAGGTCTACCCGCCGCCGTGATGCGGCTCTCTTTCGACCGTCCGACATTGAGCCTCCCCCTGGGACGTGGATTCACCCAAAAAGATACGCCATTTCGAGACGTAAAGGAAGGGGTACGCCCAGCGCATACCCCTTCGGACCGCCAACCGGCATCATTCTAGCAGGTTTTCTGCCCGGCCACCACACGGGTCGACAGCCGTCACTGCTTCTTCACGTTTCCGTCCACGTCCCGCTCGACCTTCATGTCCTTCGTGGGAATGTAGCCCTGTTTCTCCACGATTCCCCCGGGACCTTGGACTTCCGGATCCGTCATGATGTAGTCGAGGAAGGCCTTCACGACGCCCGTCGGCTGACCCTTCGTGTACATGTGCTCGTAGGCCCAGATCGGGTACTTGTTGTCGACGACGTTTTCCTTCGTCGGAGCGACGCCGTCGATCTTGAGGGCGACGATATTCGTGTCTTCGGGCTTCACGTAGCTCGTGGCGAGGTAGCCGATGGCTCCCGGCGTGGACGCGATCTTCTCCTTGATCTCGCCGCTGGAGTCCGTCTGGATTTCCGCCTTTTCTTCCTCGCCGCCCAAGGCGTACTTCTTAAAGGTTGCCCGCGTTCCCGAACCCTCCGGGCGCCCGATTACGGTGATTTTGAGATCCTTCCCACCGACTTCCTTCCAGTTGGTGATCTTACCCGTGAAGATGTCCACGAGCTGCTGCTTCGACAGGGTGTCGACGCCCGCCTCCTTGTTCGCCACGGCGGCCATCACGACGACGGCCACCTTGTGGTCGACGAGGTCGTTGCACTTCCCTTGCTCTTTGAGCTCCTTCTTCTCCTCGCAGAAGATGTCGGAGTTCCCGATGTCGAAGGCGCCCTCGATCACCTTGGAAAGGCCCGTACCGCTTCCCCCGCCCTGTACGGTGATCTTGACGTTCGGGTGCTTCTTCATGAAGGCTTCCGCCGCCGCCTGGACGAGCGGCTGAAGGGCCGTGGCCCCGCCCGCCGTGATGCTCCCGCTCAGCTCGTCCTTCTTGGGTTCCTGCTGGTTCTGACCCGTCTTCGCCGGCTCCTGTGCCGTATTCTGCCCGCCGCAACCCGCCAGCCCAGCGCCGAAGAGGAGGACGACCGCCAGGAGAAGTACCGCGATGCGCTTGGACATCCGACCTACGACCTCCTTGGATCTCGGGCCTTCGGACCCCCGTGTTCACCTCGGCCTGTCCTCGAGGCTCCGACACTAACTATACAGGATTCCTTTTCCCCGCGAAGTAAATTTTGCGTAAAAGAAATGTAAAGTAAATGTAAAGGCGCCCATCCCTCTCCATGCAAAACGGCCGGCGAAGTTCGCCGGCCGTTTCGGAGAGGAGAAGCCTCCCGCCTCGTTTTCGGGATCGCTTCCGGGAAAGGCGGTCCCGTAAGGAATCCACTCTTAGGCGAAGAAAGCGCCCCTCGGGCACGTTCGCCCTTTACACGCCGGCTTCTTCCGGGAGCCCGACGCTTCCCTTCGACCGCGCGTACTCGGCGTCCCGAGCCGCGATGTACGACACGAGGTCGACGACGCGCGCCGAGTAGCCCCACTCGTTGTCGTACCAGGACATCACCTTGGCGGTGCGGCCAAAGGCGAGCGTGGACAGGCCGTCTACGATGCTCGAACGCTCTTCTCCGTTGAAGTCCGAAGAAACGAGCGGTTCTTCCGTGTAGCCCAAAATTCCCCGCAAGGGACCTTCCTCGGCCGCCGCACGCAGAGCGGCGTTCACCTCTTCCTTCGTCACCTCGCGTTCGAGGACGACGAAGAGGTCGATGAGGGACACGTTGGGTACGGGAACGCGCACCGCCATCCCCGTGAGCTTGCCGTCGAGCGCCGGAATGACCTTGCCGATCGCCTTTGCCGCGCCCGTCGTCGTAGGAACCATTGCCAAAGCCGCGCCTCGCGCCCGCCGCAGGTCCTTGGGGTGGGGGTTGTCGAGGAGCCTCTGGTCGGACGTGTACGCATGAACGGTGGTCATGATCCCCTGCTCGATGCCGAAAGCCTCGTGGAGCACCTTGGCCACCGGAGCCAGGCCATTCGTCGTGCACGAGGCGTTGGAAATGATCCGGTGCTTCTCCGGATCGTACGTCTCGTGGTTTACCCCGATCACGAGGGTCGCATCTTCACCCTTTGCCGGGGCCGTGATCACCACGCGCTTTGCCCCGGCCCGGAGGTGTTTTTCCGCGCCTTCCCGGTCCGTAAACGCCCCCGTGGCTTCCACGACGACGTCGACGCCCAATTCCCCCCACGGGAGGCGCTCGGGAT
It contains:
- a CDS encoding Phosphate transport system permease protein PstA, with translation MISPKTADRIATAVFSAIAGFFVLLLLGLLGYIFYRGLPVIDWHFLTSPPKTMESGGGVGIQLFNTVYVLVLSLLITVPLGVGGGIYLAEFARRGPFTELVRLAVEVLASLPSIVVGLFGFLVFVYYTGWKFTLLGGALALTIFNLPLIVRVTEDALRAVPRDQREASLALGVTRWHTVVHVLLPSAVPGILTGIILASGRAFGEAAALMFTAGMTTLPLDFSDWNPFSPSSPLSPMRPGEVLSVHIWKLNAESLVPDRLRISDGASALLVLVVLLYNVIARWIGRAFYRRLTASE
- a CDS encoding NAD-dependent glyceraldehyde-3-phosphate dehydrogenase, with the protein product MVRVAINGMGRIGRLVLRRMLTHTDLDVVAVNASYPPETIAHLVKYDTVHGRFSEEIRVEGDILHVAGRAIRKLGDRDPERLPWGELGVDVVVEATGAFTDREGAEKHLRAGAKRVVITAPAKGEDATLVIGVNHETYDPEKHRIISNASCTTNGLAPVAKVLHEAFGIEQGIMTTVHAYTSDQRLLDNPHPKDLRRARGAALAMVPTTTGAAKAIGKVIPALDGKLTGMAVRVPVPNVSLIDLFVVLEREVTKEEVNAALRAAAEEGPLRGILGYTEEPLVSSDFNGEERSSIVDGLSTLAFGRTAKVMSWYDNEWGYSARVVDLVSYIAARDAEYARSKGSVGLPEEAGV
- a CDS encoding ABC-type transport, permease protein, with translation MDRGLVVLYRKELADHVHSLRSTVLAALIALTSLASLFTAAQALRSFVPSTKDPSAVPVFLIAVSSGANNLPSLASFVGFLAPLLGLGMSFDAISSERNRRTLIRLLAQPIYRDDVILAKWLAALTVVGVFFFALGVLVVGLAIFFFGVPPEGEELLRFFTYLAATVVYVAVWISLGVLLSLLFRQPSTAILVGLAAWLYLVLFHPLLVNLFVPVDEGAPPNVQLRQLAWHQGLLRLSPVELYQEIATALLTPEVRTLGPLTLGQLVGAVPTPLPYSQSLILVLPHVVVLFALAATLFGVAFAYFMRQDITGRE
- a CDS encoding Phosphate ABC transporter, periplasmic phosphate-binding protein PstS; this translates as MSKRIAVLLLAVVLLFGAGLAGCGGQNTAQEPAKTGQNQQEPKKDELSGSITAGGATALQPLVQAAAEAFMKKHPNVKITVQGGGSGTGLSKVIEGAFDIGNSDIFCEEKKELKEQGKCNDLVDHKVAVVVMAAVANKEAGVDTLSKQQLVDIFTGKITNWKEVGGKDLKITVIGRPEGSGTRATFKKYALGGEEEKAEIQTDSSGEIKEKIASTPGAIGYLATSYVKPEDTNIVALKIDGVAPTKENVVDNKYPIWAYEHMYTKGQPTGVVKAFLDYIMTDPEVQGPGGIVEKQGYIPTKDMKVERDVDGNVKKQ
- a CDS encoding Phosphate transport system permease protein PstC; the protein is MSDGRKRAASRRRVDLFRELQEKLGFAYLAVSVALVLLIAGAVYFFIFYQGILPFTRYHLSLGEFLSTTWSPLGSPPQYGALAFLYGSAVVTLGAALLATPLSLGAAIFVAEIAPRWGDRILTPVLEILVGIPSVVYGYIGMRLLVPFVREHVGGIGYSLFTAILVLTVMILPTVTSVATDALRAVPTEIKHGSYALGATRWQTISRLSLRAALPGLLTAVIFGMARAFGEALAVQMVIGNTPRFPRSLLDPGATITSVITMSMGFAAEGTLEYYVLWTLAVILLLMSALSIIVVRLLGRRRVYA
- a CDS encoding ABC transporter, ATP-binding protein, with amino-acid sequence MTRKEAVVLEHLTKAFGDTRAVEDLNLAVHEGEIFGLLGPNGAGKTTTILMLLGLVEPTEGRALVFGIDATRNPREVKRLVGYLPDDVGFYEDLTGRENLLLTGRLNGLSETEANASAERLLARVGLEGAADLPVKAYSRGMRQRLGLADTLMKKPRLIVLDEPTLGIDPEGVREFLHLIRTLSQEEGVTVLLSSHHLHQVQAICDRVGIFVKGRLLAVGTVDELSRQLFSREPYALRLTARPLSEEVLRALARIPGVTRVEPQGADELFVAATRDVASEVAREVVGRGASLARLEPVRYGLDEIYHRFFEGVA
- a CDS encoding Radical SAM domain heme biosynthesis protein; the encoded protein is MVCSNSCHNFAVKDSEPRGSVSAIFFFSMLQWIVPMDRADLRISPKRTGSSPHTVPREPESGIRGKDAVSMRHFDDHPVLVIWEVTRACLLKCRHCRARAQYRRDPRELSTEEGKKLIRDIYDMGTRLLVFSGGDALMREDLFELVSYARKTGLEVALSPSATPLVTEAVMEHAAELGLHRWSFSLDGSTREIHDAFRGFRGTYEKTVWAIGVLRRLGMPLQVNTVVSSFNLHDLPNIARLLETWGVEKWEVFFLIPTGRARREDMVSPEEFEAVLEWLVDLERRVPFEIKTTEAPQIRRVRLERLLREMGREIPPGGVFVPEDDPELVARLGKAMRRYTRGVNDGDGFLFVSHIGDLYPSGFLPYRLGNARETPIAEVYRNHPLLRALRDPDRLEGKCRACEFRYVCGGSRARAFALTGNPLAADPSCSYIPPLWRAESRDPSREAAQPFSSQDRDAQDAPQAPKETS
- a CDS encoding Phosphate transport ATP-binding protein PstB — translated: MSPERGERVVFSVRDVDFFYGNKQALFGVTLDIPRHQITALIGPSGCGKSTFIRLLNRMNDFIPNTSVRGTILFEGEDIYDPRTDVLALRRRVGMVFQRPNPFPMSIYDNVAYGPRLHGRVSRTELDEIVERSLRWAALWDEVKDRLHESALSLSGGQQQRLVIARALALHPEVLLLDEPTSALDPISTAKIEELLYELKSRLTVVIVTHNMQQAARISDITAFFLDGSLVEVGPTSEIFQRPKKKETEDYVAGRFG
- a CDS encoding Phosphate transport ATP-binding protein PstB, with translation MEALRRLALATGIPLGVKRAATLERELEGVWDAPLAVGQVSLSTRELSVYYGRTLAVERVSLEFRKGYVTALIGPSGSGKSTYLRALNRMNDTIPDVRTEGAILYRGVDINRPDVDVRFVRTRIGMVWQRPNPFNKSIYENIAYALRFHGVRDRVELDARVEESLRRAALWDEVKDRLHQSALSLSGGQQQRLCIARTIAVEPEVILFDEPAAALDPISTAKIEELLYELKKEYTIVIVTHNLQQAARVSDYTAFFLEGRLVEFAPTREIFTRPKDKRTEDYVTGRFG